The segment aaattttttttttttttacaaaatatatttatatcatttattcattattaatttattatttttaatcaaataaattttgattttatattaatgaactttttgtaattaaaaaaaaaatatttgaataacataatgttttaaattttttatttaaataattttaaatttgtcgacgaaataataaacgagtattatttataaaattccagaaaatatgaaaatacgaaaaacatttttttttttttttatcattgtggGATTGATTAGAGCTGgctatatatatgtgtattttgttttctatACAGCCAGACACAAATCTAcatcaataaacaatttaatgcattgattaaaaatactcacacatatttaaaaaaaaaaaagataacacggtatttaaaatgaaattgagTAAACAactttatcttttattatttaaagaaaacaCACCTTCCTCCACGTCATGTTTTATACATATAGATATAACATATGTTTAGTAAACAGTCGCTAGTTTGACCTGTGATTGTCAAGAcagcattaaaatttaaactcatactcacaataaaaaaataattaatcaataacactaaaatgtttttaaaaatataaatatgaaaatatttttaacaattataaagtgttaaaaataaatataaaaagagtgTTATTCAAGTGAAATTTTtcgtaatgaaaataaaaaataaaattgctcgttattttaaaaaaaaatttagaaaaaaaaaaacgacaattaATTCACTAAATAATGATTgtcttataaatatattcaagcaAATTCCATTAACAGAAATGCCAAAAATAGAatcaagtaattattttaataacttagtgcaaaaaaaaaaaaaatatacattgttaaaacaataataataatataaattcaaattaaattttttctagtttGTCAAAGTTGGACTGACGTATGCAACAAATTATACTGGccaaagataaaatattttttctttactggACATTTTTTATCGAGCCATTTAAAAGgtaaaacaattatcaaacaattattatttcgatttggAAAATACGTGACGAATGTATCAATTGAATCCCactattattcaacaatattattattaaattttatgaaaaattattgtccATTTATATTGgacataaaatttacaataaaaaaaacgaataatacAGAATTACGACAAGCAATTGAAAGTATTAATTcactcaaaatttttaatattaatgatgattcaattgatgaCGAAATTACTGCTGatagtaatgataatttttgggAACCAATTTTGCTTGAAATACCAAAAGCAGTTGAAGGTCTTGATCTTTACAGTGATGACAATCCAACACCGAGAATTGAAGATTTTAGTGTgagttttaaatataaattaaagtagCTAAATATTGATTggctatttttataattttgttatttattttttcagattttgAAAAGGTTTTATAATCTCTGTCAATTGAGTTTACATAAAGAAATACTTGACAGCAatacaatcaaaataattgctgataaaaaatcattgattaatCTTGAATTGATTGATTGTATATTTCTTGGTAACACAGTGTTTCtatcaaatttaacaaatttaaaacagCTGACGTTAATTAATGCCGagaattttgatgatgatacaatcattgatattacaaataaatgtcATTACATACAATATCTGGATTTATCAATGtgtaatgattttaataattcaacactCAGACAACTGAGTAATTTAGATAAACTTCAAGTGTTGAATTTAAGTGGAACAATAAATGTTGATGAcagaattttttatcatatgtaTCATTTAAGAATACTTGATTGTTGGGGATGTCAAGATGTCACTGATGTTGGTATTGGGATCGTTTTAGATCAGTgtgttaatattgaaaaattatatatttctaaaactGGAATAACACATGAGAGTATTATAAATGCAGCTAAAGTTAGTAGagatcgtaaaaaaaatattgttttaaaaatttatatttgtgatTCAGTGATTAtaggtaattttaaaaaatcagaattttataaaaatgatgattatgattatgAAAATGAGTTGtctaagttaaaaatttattaaatttatttttgactattttcaaggtaaaatgtctgtgataataaaaatttttagtgtgtttaaatatttgtaaataattaattgattattgaatatttatggtcaagttgaattatttaaaatctcaggataaattatttgttttacttatctttattgtgataaaaaaaaatatatatataaattgatttttcggGGTAGAGAAAAACCGTTTCGTTacgaaataaatgaatatttttttgctatatttataaacttaaataaatgacagtaatttatttatatatgatatcgaatgtttatttttaaaatatcaaaatgtatataaataaggATATAGActatcgaaatatatttatgtgcattaatatattattttttttcaaaataaaaatatcacatttcttttttgtttttttcatgagaaagaagaaaagagaaattataaaatcacaaattaattaaacgacagaaattatattctaaaatgatatcaaaaaaccaaatgtaaatttaagtttgaattttaaaataataatcaattttctaCCTTAAATTTagatctttttaaaaaaataaattaaactagatatttttagaaattttgtgtgaataaaaaaaatgtttttgatagtgaatttcaattgttaatgaaattaaattattctaataaaaattgtacaaaaaagtgaataaataaatattttttaaaaatagatacaaTTGATTAaactcaatttaatttatgttaacttttatattttattatactgaAATGAAGGTGGTCTAATGTCATGGGTTTGCATAATTACAAAGAGTAAATAAATGAGCcagagataaaatatatatatattataagcGGTAAAGTATACGAAAAAAgcatttaattaatgaatattgtaaaattacaaATCGCGAGAGCTTCACATttcgattatttattgtttatatgaGAGATATCAGATTATACAGTGTGTATGAATTTTGTAATTGAATActcgaataataaatttctataaccaacaataatagtattttaatatttataataaatagagtttaattatttttcattttaacaatgtaatttcaactttttcttgaactaattttttattcttcaacaATTAgctgttcaataaataaaatttcattattatatgtttttaaataattatttaaatcttgataattaattttttatttttcaacagagACAATCcgggtattttttttagcataaaAACGTACTGACCTAGGAcaacgagaaaaaaatatcgcaTCAACTGGAGATtcaacagaaataaaaaaaaaaaatcaataaataatgataatgatcaaAGAAAGTGTCATAAAACAAtggtctattttttt is part of the Aphidius gifuensis isolate YNYX2018 linkage group LG1, ASM1490517v1, whole genome shotgun sequence genome and harbors:
- the LOC122847557 gene encoding uncharacterized protein LOC122847557; its protein translation is MPKIESICQSWTDVCNKLYWPKIKYFFFTGHFLSSHLKGKTIIKQLLFRFGKYVTNVSIESHYYSTILLLNFMKNYCPFILDIKFTIKKTNNTELRQAIESINSLKIFNINDDSIDDEITADSNDNFWEPILLEIPKAVEGLDLYSDDNPTPRIEDFSILKRFYNLCQLSLHKEILDSNTIKIIADKKSLINLELIDCIFLGNTVFLSNLTNLKQLTLINAENFDDDTIIDITNKCHYIQYLDLSMCNDFNNSTLRQLSNLDKLQVLNLSGTINVDDRIFYHMYHLRILDCWGCQDVTDVGIGIVLDQCVNIEKLYISKTGITHESIINAAKVSRDRKKNIVLKIYICDSRQSGIPGYGHVKAVVTEISGNHERAVEIFEAAHRSGFILFGCVVIGSPLGGVAGLLAADLSSSMFERRHVGVIEHAFHIENKTASQNIDLVLDLTLAATTTTKLQASVVPHPRRKFSVELKMKEIGDPILRNDPRSITSQKSDESLKLLIQPYTPMDHAKEDKLHKNKTN